In the genome of Halapricum salinum, one region contains:
- a CDS encoding DUF7405 family protein: MQQRGISRREFAKAAVAIGGASALAACMEREGEGTPTVDVPEGPDDLSSLPARQHAWNDALATDDHGNTLNARHHVLLYLEYGGEGTPTDDDRSTVEDALQSLEHAYERSNEGLLLTIGYSRAYFERYDAALSEGVDLPRPRALADFEDPDPDEPDAIVHLASDHARVVLEAEEALRGNREQANGRAMDADFSGIFEVADRRTGFIGDGLPAEHDDVDGVPEDEVDEDAPLYMGFKSGFEKNQATEDRVTIQSGPFEGGTTQHISKIRLHLDQWYEQDSRYQRVGKMFCPAHAENGTVEGVGENLGTDSGMDQCPAHVEDDARDMGFVGHSQKNAQAREDDAPVILRRDFDSTDDGHAGVHFLALQRQIGDFVATREAMNGTDAAEAGGVGTRHNNGILQYMTVLRRGNYLVPPRERRSLPRPA, translated from the coding sequence ATGCAACAGCGTGGGATCTCTCGGCGGGAGTTCGCCAAGGCCGCGGTCGCGATCGGTGGGGCCAGTGCGCTGGCGGCCTGCATGGAGCGAGAGGGTGAGGGGACGCCGACCGTCGACGTTCCAGAGGGGCCAGACGATCTCTCGTCGCTGCCGGCCCGCCAGCACGCCTGGAACGACGCACTGGCGACCGACGACCACGGTAACACGCTCAACGCCCGCCACCACGTCCTCCTGTATCTGGAGTACGGTGGTGAGGGAACACCGACCGACGACGACCGCAGTACCGTCGAAGACGCTCTTCAGAGTCTCGAACACGCCTACGAACGCTCCAACGAGGGACTGCTCTTGACGATCGGCTACTCGCGAGCGTACTTCGAGCGTTACGACGCGGCCCTGTCCGAGGGCGTCGACCTCCCCCGACCCCGAGCACTCGCGGACTTCGAGGATCCAGATCCCGACGAACCAGACGCGATTGTCCACCTCGCCAGCGATCACGCCCGGGTCGTCCTCGAAGCAGAGGAGGCACTCCGTGGCAACCGCGAACAAGCCAACGGGCGGGCGATGGACGCCGACTTCTCGGGCATTTTCGAGGTGGCGGATCGACGCACGGGGTTCATCGGCGACGGCCTCCCGGCCGAGCACGACGACGTCGATGGCGTCCCCGAGGACGAAGTCGACGAGGACGCCCCGCTCTACATGGGATTCAAGTCCGGCTTCGAGAAGAACCAGGCCACGGAGGATCGCGTGACGATCCAGTCGGGGCCGTTCGAAGGCGGGACGACCCAGCACATCTCGAAGATCCGCCTCCATCTCGACCAGTGGTACGAACAGGACAGTCGCTACCAGCGCGTCGGCAAGATGTTCTGCCCGGCACACGCCGAGAACGGCACGGTCGAAGGCGTGGGCGAGAATCTCGGGACTGACAGTGGGATGGATCAGTGTCCGGCCCACGTCGAGGACGACGCCCGCGACATGGGCTTTGTCGGCCACTCCCAGAAGAACGCCCAGGCCCGCGAGGACGACGCGCCCGTGATCCTCCGGCGGGACTTCGACTCGACCGACGACGGCCACGCCGGCGTCCACTTTCTGGCACTCCAGCGGCAGATCGGTGATTTCGTCGCCACACGGGAGGCGATGAACGGGACCGACGCCGCCGAGGCCGGCGGGGTCGGCACGCGACACAACAACGGGATCTTGCAGTACATGACCGTCCTCCGGCGCGGGAACTACCTGGTGCCGCCACGGGAGCGGCGGTCGCTTCCGCGGCCGGCCTGA
- a CDS encoding YihY/virulence factor BrkB family protein — MGLVGDAASFLKAVALTAYREEIRYPAAALAYYGFVSFVPLLLLVVAVLGDQLTTQLARIAPTFLTPEVSDLIDQSLQTATHRISAGLLAVFVLVWSGVNFVGDVRAVVERIEGESRAGVHAWIRDAIGILGSIGAAILTITTTTVIFAYTGRGPLDFVAAFGSLWLLLTIMFLPLYVLPSTAITKSRDALPGATTTAFCWTVIHTGIQFYAINAGQFSVYGVLSGVLLILTSLYLAAATLFTGFIVNFQYHTNESPLGRR, encoded by the coding sequence ATGGGACTGGTCGGCGACGCCGCCTCTTTCCTCAAAGCCGTCGCCCTGACCGCCTATCGAGAAGAGATTCGATACCCCGCGGCCGCGCTAGCGTACTACGGGTTCGTCTCGTTCGTCCCGCTGTTGCTCCTGGTCGTCGCCGTCCTCGGTGACCAGCTCACGACCCAGCTGGCCCGGATCGCGCCGACGTTTCTCACACCGGAAGTCAGCGATCTGATCGACCAGTCGTTACAGACGGCCACCCACCGGATCAGCGCCGGGTTGCTGGCCGTTTTCGTGTTGGTCTGGAGTGGTGTGAACTTCGTCGGCGACGTGCGGGCTGTCGTCGAGCGGATCGAAGGCGAGAGTAGAGCCGGCGTTCACGCCTGGATTCGCGACGCGATCGGGATCCTCGGCAGCATCGGCGCGGCCATCCTCACCATCACGACGACGACGGTCATTTTTGCCTACACTGGGCGCGGCCCACTCGATTTCGTGGCCGCGTTCGGGAGTCTCTGGCTCCTGCTGACAATCATGTTTCTCCCGCTGTACGTCCTCCCGTCGACGGCCATCACGAAGTCTCGGGACGCCCTCCCCGGCGCGACGACGACGGCGTTCTGCTGGACCGTCATCCACACCGGGATCCAGTTCTACGCAATCAACGCCGGTCAGTTCTCCGTCTACGGCGTCCTCAGCGGCGTCCTCCTCATCCTCACGAGCCTCTATCTCGCCGCCGCGACGCTGTTTACCGGCTTCATCGTCAACTTCCAGTACCACACGAACGAGTCGCCACTGGGCCGTCGATAG
- a CDS encoding iron transporter: MRRRTFLGGCATGVAAGLAGCGGLLEERSTDGSGNPSVLEDRPDAVYHPTHIEGMEMIGTQTVGDRKVGLFYSYAHRFWTVTGTRTNLAEIQDGQDVHLMASTWDPETQTVIPVLDQPTFTITQDGSEVDEKRAWPMLSQNMGFHFGENMALSGDGTYTVEVDVPAVGATTVDDFQGQFGESITAEFSFEYAQSERDDIRFEQFPDQKGSSAAVSPMEMGMLPLSYAPRMGQLPGSPVEVGSVGDATMVATVDGSTLLVSPRTPYNHFSIPGFSLSATIESVGFDGQLDDAIGPVLGAHYRAELPEAPSSGDELTVTVDGPCSLSRHEGYETAFLERGSVSRTL, translated from the coding sequence ATGAGACGGCGAACCTTCCTCGGTGGGTGCGCGACCGGCGTCGCGGCCGGACTGGCGGGCTGTGGCGGACTGCTCGAAGAGCGCTCGACTGACGGGAGCGGAAACCCGTCCGTCCTCGAAGATCGGCCGGACGCGGTCTATCACCCGACCCATATCGAGGGTATGGAGATGATCGGCACCCAGACTGTCGGCGACCGCAAGGTGGGCCTGTTCTACTCCTACGCCCACCGATTCTGGACCGTCACCGGAACCCGGACCAATCTGGCCGAGATCCAGGACGGCCAGGACGTCCACCTGATGGCTTCGACCTGGGATCCCGAGACGCAAACCGTGATTCCCGTGCTCGACCAGCCCACCTTCACCATCACCCAGGACGGCAGCGAGGTCGACGAAAAGCGCGCGTGGCCCATGCTCAGCCAGAACATGGGCTTTCACTTCGGCGAGAACATGGCACTGTCCGGCGACGGGACCTACACCGTCGAAGTCGACGTTCCGGCCGTCGGTGCGACTACCGTCGACGACTTCCAGGGGCAGTTCGGTGAGTCGATTACTGCCGAATTCAGCTTCGAGTACGCTCAGAGTGAGCGCGACGACATTCGCTTCGAGCAGTTCCCCGACCAGAAGGGCTCGAGCGCGGCTGTCTCGCCCATGGAGATGGGGATGTTGCCGCTGTCGTACGCGCCCCGGATGGGGCAACTCCCGGGCTCGCCCGTCGAAGTGGGGAGCGTCGGTGACGCGACGATGGTGGCCACAGTCGACGGGTCGACGCTGCTCGTCTCGCCGCGGACGCCCTACAATCACTTCTCGATTCCCGGATTCTCGCTGTCGGCCACAATCGAGAGCGTCGGCTTCGATGGCCAGCTAGACGACGCGATCGGCCCCGTGCTGGGTGCCCACTACCGAGCGGAACTACCGGAAGCACCGTCGAGTGGTGACGAACTCACAGTCACTGTCGACGGGCCGTGTTCGCTCTCCCGACACGAGGGTTACGAGACGGCGTTCCTCGAACGCGGGTCGGTCTCGAGGACGCTGTAG
- a CDS encoding DUF7518 family protein, whose protein sequence is MCGNRVEELEEQVNQLQATVDGLTDELVECKVRIRELENAVDDGNGFSPDGEPDPETDIEDAGPEPAEEANNEEPDATDDEEQTESGSDIIIA, encoded by the coding sequence ATGTGCGGCAACCGCGTCGAGGAACTGGAAGAGCAGGTCAATCAGCTACAGGCGACCGTCGACGGACTGACCGACGAACTCGTCGAGTGCAAGGTCAGGATTCGGGAACTGGAGAACGCGGTCGACGACGGCAACGGGTTCAGCCCGGACGGCGAGCCCGATCCCGAGACCGACATCGAGGACGCCGGACCGGAGCCGGCCGAAGAAGCTAACAATGAGGAACCCGACGCAACTGACGACGAAGAACAGACCGAAAGCGGATCGGACATCATCATCGCGTGA
- the smc gene encoding chromosome segregation protein SMC translates to MHITELVLDNFKSFGRKTRIPFYEDFTTISGPNGSGKSNIIDAVLFALGLARTSGIRAEKLTDLIYNPGHADEEVEHAGEREASVEVVLDNSDGTLDRSQVVNAAGTEKVGDIEEITIKRRVKETDDNYYSYYYINGRSVNLSDIQDLLAQAGVTPEGYNVVMQGDVTEIINMTPYARRQIIDEIAGVAEFDAKKEDAFEELEVVEDRIEEADLRIEEKQDRLDQLEDERETALEYQELREQKEEYEGYRKAAELEDKREDLGEVREKIDTKEDELAALQAELDERQGKVVRLEDELAELNREIERKGEDEQLQLKREIEEVKGEISRLEDKIANAEEKLEDAENERRQSFVEIDRKQETIDDLDGEIREIKVKKSSLMAEIQEKEAELERVEAEIEELGEEFEDVREELQARKEDLAQAKSERNDLQHEQDRLLDEARRRSNAQQEKEEAIEEAQQRIPEIEAELEDLQAELEKAQKNRETITEVVEDLTQEKRELQSDLDSIEDEISAKQQQYAQLEAKADDSGDSSYGRAVTTILNAGKDGVHGTVAQLGSVSGKYSVACETAAGGRMAHVVVDDDGVGQRCIEYLKSRNAGRATFLPITKMQHRSLPSKPDHPGVVDFAYNLVDFDSEYAAVFSYVLGDTLVVEDMQTARDLMGDARLVTLDGDLVEKSGAMTGGSQSGSRYSFAGSEGKLERVAQQINDLEDQRQDIRSDIRDVEDRLEDARDRKSDAAEQVRDIENEIEKRESEREAVREEISDLEADLESIEDEREEVSDRMDEIEAEIEAKADEIAEIESEIDDLETEIEDSELPDLTDEAEEIQEAIDDLQSKVDDLDAELNEKQLEKEYAEDAIDDLHETIETAQNRKADCQKEIAELESKIEEQEEILDEKEAAVADLEDELADLKGEREDLREDLKAAKNERDEQRDAVERVQSKLDSLEETAERLDWEIDELESEVGDYDPEEIPDHHTVESQIGRLESEMEKLEPVNMLAIEEYDDVQADLDDLEDKRATLQEEADGIRERIESYEAKKKETFMEAFDAINGYFQDIFERLSNGTGHLHLEDEDDPFEGGLTMKAQPGDKPIQRLNAMSGGEKSLTALAFIFAIQRHNPAPFYALDEVDAFLDAHNADLVGEMVDELAGDAQFVVVSHRSALLERSERAIGVTMQQDNVSAVTGIDLSTGGVPADD, encoded by the coding sequence ATGCACATCACAGAGCTCGTACTCGACAACTTCAAGAGCTTCGGTCGGAAGACGCGAATCCCCTTCTACGAAGACTTTACGACTATTAGCGGCCCGAACGGCTCGGGCAAGTCCAACATTATCGACGCCGTGCTGTTCGCGCTCGGACTCGCTCGAACCTCGGGTATCCGCGCGGAGAAGCTGACGGATCTCATCTACAACCCCGGCCACGCCGACGAGGAAGTCGAACACGCGGGCGAGCGCGAGGCCAGCGTCGAGGTCGTCCTCGACAACTCCGACGGAACCCTCGATCGTTCGCAGGTCGTCAACGCCGCCGGCACGGAGAAGGTCGGCGACATCGAGGAGATCACGATCAAGCGCCGCGTCAAGGAGACCGACGACAACTACTACTCCTACTATTATATCAACGGTCGCTCCGTGAATCTCTCGGACATCCAGGACCTGCTCGCGCAGGCCGGCGTCACGCCCGAGGGGTACAACGTCGTCATGCAGGGCGACGTGACCGAGATCATCAACATGACGCCCTACGCCCGCCGGCAGATCATCGACGAGATCGCGGGCGTCGCGGAGTTCGACGCCAAGAAAGAGGACGCCTTCGAGGAACTCGAAGTAGTCGAGGACCGCATCGAGGAGGCCGACCTCCGCATCGAAGAGAAACAGGATCGCCTCGACCAGCTCGAAGACGAACGCGAGACCGCCCTGGAATATCAGGAGCTACGCGAGCAGAAAGAAGAGTACGAGGGCTATCGCAAGGCCGCGGAGTTAGAGGACAAGCGCGAGGATCTCGGCGAGGTTCGCGAGAAGATCGACACCAAGGAAGACGAACTCGCAGCGCTGCAGGCCGAACTCGACGAGCGCCAGGGCAAAGTCGTGCGGCTGGAAGACGAACTCGCGGAGTTGAACCGCGAGATCGAACGCAAAGGAGAGGACGAGCAACTCCAGCTCAAACGCGAGATCGAGGAGGTCAAAGGCGAGATTTCGCGGCTCGAAGACAAGATCGCCAATGCGGAAGAGAAACTCGAAGACGCCGAGAACGAACGCCGTCAGTCGTTTGTCGAGATCGACCGCAAGCAGGAGACGATCGACGATCTGGACGGCGAGATCCGCGAGATCAAAGTGAAGAAGTCCTCGCTGATGGCCGAGATCCAGGAGAAAGAAGCGGAGTTAGAGCGGGTCGAAGCCGAGATCGAGGAGTTAGGCGAGGAGTTCGAGGACGTCCGGGAGGAACTGCAGGCCCGCAAAGAGGATCTCGCGCAAGCGAAATCCGAACGCAACGACCTCCAGCACGAGCAGGATCGACTGCTCGACGAGGCCCGGCGGCGCTCGAACGCCCAGCAGGAGAAAGAGGAGGCCATCGAAGAGGCCCAACAGCGGATCCCGGAGATCGAGGCCGAACTCGAAGACCTACAGGCCGAACTGGAGAAGGCCCAGAAGAACCGCGAGACGATCACCGAGGTCGTCGAGGACCTCACCCAGGAAAAGCGCGAACTCCAGTCGGATCTCGACTCGATCGAAGACGAGATCAGCGCGAAACAGCAGCAGTACGCACAGTTAGAAGCCAAAGCTGACGATTCGGGCGACAGCTCTTACGGCCGCGCGGTGACGACGATCCTCAACGCTGGCAAAGACGGCGTCCACGGCACGGTCGCTCAGTTGGGCAGTGTCAGCGGGAAGTACTCTGTCGCCTGTGAAACCGCCGCTGGCGGGCGGATGGCCCACGTCGTGGTCGACGACGACGGCGTCGGCCAGCGCTGTATCGAGTACCTCAAGTCCCGAAACGCCGGCCGAGCGACGTTCCTGCCAATCACGAAGATGCAGCATCGGTCGCTACCGAGCAAACCCGACCATCCGGGCGTCGTGGACTTCGCGTACAATCTCGTGGACTTCGACAGCGAGTACGCGGCCGTCTTCTCGTATGTCCTCGGCGACACGCTCGTGGTCGAGGACATGCAGACCGCCCGCGACTTGATGGGCGACGCTCGACTCGTCACGCTCGATGGCGACCTCGTCGAGAAGAGCGGCGCGATGACCGGCGGTTCTCAGAGCGGCTCGCGCTATTCGTTCGCGGGGAGCGAGGGCAAACTCGAACGCGTGGCTCAGCAGATCAACGACCTCGAAGATCAGCGCCAGGACATCCGGAGCGACATCCGGGACGTCGAAGACCGGCTGGAAGACGCCCGCGACCGCAAGTCCGACGCCGCCGAACAGGTCCGAGATATCGAAAACGAGATCGAGAAACGCGAGAGCGAGCGCGAGGCCGTCCGCGAGGAGATCAGTGATCTCGAAGCCGACCTGGAATCGATCGAAGACGAACGCGAGGAAGTCTCCGATCGGATGGACGAGATCGAAGCCGAGATCGAGGCCAAAGCGGACGAGATCGCTGAGATCGAGAGCGAGATCGACGACCTCGAGACCGAGATCGAGGATTCGGAGCTGCCGGACCTCACGGACGAGGCCGAAGAGATCCAGGAAGCGATCGACGATCTCCAGAGCAAGGTCGACGATCTCGACGCCGAGTTGAACGAGAAACAGCTCGAGAAGGAGTACGCCGAGGACGCGATCGACGATCTCCACGAGACGATCGAGACCGCGCAGAACCGAAAGGCAGACTGCCAGAAGGAGATCGCCGAACTCGAATCGAAGATCGAGGAGCAGGAAGAGATACTCGACGAGAAAGAGGCCGCAGTCGCAGACCTCGAAGACGAACTGGCCGACCTCAAAGGCGAGCGCGAGGACCTCCGCGAGGATCTGAAAGCGGCCAAGAACGAGCGCGACGAGCAGAGAGACGCGGTCGAGCGCGTCCAGAGCAAACTCGACTCCTTGGAGGAGACCGCAGAGCGACTGGACTGGGAGATCGACGAACTCGAGAGCGAGGTCGGCGACTACGACCCCGAGGAGATCCCCGACCACCACACGGTCGAGTCCCAGATCGGGCGCCTGGAGAGCGAGATGGAGAAGCTCGAACCCGTGAACATGCTCGCGATCGAGGAGTACGACGACGTGCAGGCGGATCTCGACGACCTGGAGGACAAGCGCGCGACCCTGCAGGAGGAGGCCGACGGGATCCGCGAGCGGATCGAGTCCTACGAAGCGAAGAAAAAGGAGACGTTCATGGAGGCGTTCGACGCGATCAACGGCTACTTCCAGGACATCTTCGAGCGCCTCTCGAACGGGACGGGCCACCTCCATCTCGAAGACGAAGACGACCCCTTCGAGGGGGGTCTGACGATGAAGGCCCAGCCGGGCGACAAGCCGATCCAGCGGCTCAACGCGATGAGCGGAGGCGAGAAGTCCCTGACGGCGCTCGCGTTCATCTTCGCGATCCAGCGCCACAACCCCGCACCCTTCTACGCGCTGGACGAGGTCGACGCGTTTCTGGACGCCCACAACGCCGACCTCGTTGGCGAGATGGTCGACGAACTCGCCGGCGACGCCCAGTTCGTCGTCGTCAGCCATCGCTCGGCGCTGCTCGAACGATCCGAGCGCGCCATCGGCGTGACGATGCAACAGGACAACGTCTCCGCGGTGACTGGGATCGACCTGAGTACAGGAGGTGTTCCGGCAGATGACTAG
- a CDS encoding segregation and condensation protein A, translated as MTEEDIPLNIAGHEDRDAPDEGDTASEDTRSLPDGGTSVVTGSDQGGPGGPPGPEGPGEDEVEPVEVLVQLAEDGEIDPWDIDVVRVTDKFLDALEEADLRTSGRALFYASVLVRMKSDAMLEDDEPEEDAFDEADPWQEPLGDEELEVDPFDQLDAEMDRRLERKRARGMPQTLDELVHELRDAERGNWWKESREYDTSDSPHGYSRGTQELDYRSGDDLRMDDEPTAADVTGTAHAENIDEIIDDVYGAVSEHYDAGRAEVLYREVSDSGGTRVETFLGLLFLAHRGDVRLRQDDLFGDLWIQDPDAETASEEAAAD; from the coding sequence ATGACTGAGGAGGATATTCCGCTGAATATCGCAGGCCACGAGGATCGTGACGCACCGGACGAAGGGGACACCGCCAGCGAGGACACCCGTAGCCTCCCGGACGGCGGAACGAGCGTCGTCACCGGCAGCGATCAGGGCGGCCCCGGTGGGCCACCCGGGCCCGAAGGGCCGGGAGAAGACGAGGTCGAACCGGTCGAGGTGCTCGTCCAGCTGGCCGAAGACGGCGAGATCGACCCGTGGGACATCGACGTCGTCCGGGTGACCGACAAGTTCCTCGACGCCCTGGAGGAGGCCGACCTGCGGACCTCGGGGCGGGCGCTGTTCTACGCGAGCGTCCTCGTCCGAATGAAGAGCGACGCGATGCTCGAAGACGACGAGCCAGAGGAGGACGCCTTCGACGAGGCTGACCCGTGGCAGGAGCCGCTGGGCGACGAGGAGTTGGAGGTCGATCCGTTCGATCAACTCGACGCCGAGATGGATCGGCGACTCGAACGCAAGCGCGCCCGGGGGATGCCCCAGACGCTGGACGAACTCGTCCACGAACTCAGAGACGCCGAGCGGGGCAACTGGTGGAAAGAGTCACGAGAGTACGACACCAGCGACTCGCCACACGGCTACTCCCGGGGGACCCAGGAACTCGACTATCGAAGCGGCGACGACCTGCGGATGGACGACGAACCCACCGCAGCGGACGTGACGGGGACGGCCCACGCCGAGAACATCGACGAGATCATCGACGACGTCTACGGCGCGGTGTCCGAACACTACGACGCCGGTCGTGCCGAGGTGCTCTACCGGGAAGTGTCCGACTCGGGAGGGACCCGCGTCGAGACGTTCCTCGGGCTGCTGTTCCTGGCGCACCGCGGCGACGTCCGACTCCGGCAGGACGACCTGTTCGGCGACCTCTGGATTCAGGATCCCGACGCCGAAACTGCCAGCGAGGAAGCTGCCGCAGACTGA
- a CDS encoding AEC family transporter, with protein sequence MALLDSRLLSIFATAILPIVAVAAAGYVLGRFEDVDPGPLNTITVYVLVPALVFHSVATASLSGATVAWLAISVVGFTIAMVALAEGVGRLAGDTEPLLGAFVLTSTFSNAGNYGIPLSDFAFGTVGRQTAVLYIVVQSVLMYTIGVYVAARGPGKSPLAGVKRVFTIPLVYAVVAGLAAQWLGVLPPADSAAMSTIQTVGNASIPVMLLLLGIQLAGTNFGAALGSVVRANALKMVAAPAVAVGVALAATAAFQGLGAAAPNQTVARVFVLECATPAAVTSLILVGEFSTGDIDGIEPESYVSTVVFTSTLLSIPTLTVLIALLESGALL encoded by the coding sequence GTGGCGCTTCTGGATTCACGGCTGCTCTCGATCTTCGCGACAGCGATCCTGCCGATCGTGGCCGTCGCTGCCGCAGGCTACGTTCTCGGCCGATTCGAGGACGTCGATCCGGGGCCGCTGAACACGATCACGGTGTACGTGCTCGTGCCGGCACTGGTCTTTCACAGCGTCGCGACAGCCTCGCTGAGCGGGGCGACCGTCGCGTGGCTCGCCATCTCTGTCGTCGGGTTCACGATCGCGATGGTCGCCCTCGCTGAGGGCGTCGGCCGGCTGGCCGGCGACACCGAACCACTGCTCGGCGCGTTCGTCCTCACGAGCACGTTCAGCAACGCTGGCAACTACGGGATCCCGCTCTCGGACTTCGCGTTCGGAACCGTCGGCCGGCAGACGGCCGTCCTCTACATCGTCGTCCAGAGCGTGCTCATGTACACGATCGGTGTCTACGTCGCGGCCAGAGGGCCCGGAAAGAGCCCGCTTGCGGGCGTCAAACGCGTGTTCACGATCCCGCTGGTCTACGCCGTCGTCGCCGGGCTGGCCGCCCAGTGGCTCGGCGTCCTCCCGCCGGCGGACTCGGCCGCGATGTCGACGATCCAGACGGTCGGCAACGCCTCGATTCCGGTGATGTTGCTCCTGCTCGGCATCCAGCTCGCGGGCACGAACTTCGGGGCCGCGCTCGGCAGCGTCGTCCGCGCGAACGCGCTCAAGATGGTCGCCGCGCCCGCCGTCGCCGTTGGTGTCGCGCTCGCCGCGACGGCTGCCTTCCAGGGACTCGGTGCGGCCGCTCCGAATCAGACTGTGGCACGGGTGTTCGTCCTCGAATGTGCGACTCCCGCGGCGGTGACGTCGCTGATCCTCGTCGGCGAGTTCTCGACTGGGGACATCGACGGAATCGAACCCGAGTCCTACGTCTCGACGGTCGTGTTCACCTCGACGCTGCTGTCGATCCCGACGCTGACGGTCCTGATCGCGCTCCTGGAGAGTGGCGCACTCCTGTGA
- a CDS encoding nucleoside phosphorylase gives MAKQPHLLVEEGDVHDLALVPGDPGRVDRIASHCEDAETVAENREYKLVNATYEGRDLTICSTGIGSPSAAIAVEELAAVGVETFVRVGTTGALQSGIEIGDMIVATGAAKDEGTTARYESDTVPAVPDYEVLSELVDAAEARGEDVHVGPIATDDAFYAETEEYVDNWEAAGLLAVEMEAAALFTLARRKGLRAGAICTVDGNLVEGTQKGATDDEELPEKAKNNVERAISITLDAATSL, from the coding sequence ATGGCAAAACAGCCGCACTTACTCGTCGAAGAGGGTGACGTCCACGACCTGGCGCTCGTCCCGGGTGACCCGGGCCGGGTCGATCGGATCGCTAGCCACTGCGAAGACGCCGAGACCGTCGCGGAAAACCGCGAGTACAAGCTGGTCAATGCGACCTACGAGGGCCGCGATCTGACAATCTGCTCGACCGGGATCGGCAGCCCCTCGGCGGCGATTGCGGTCGAGGAACTCGCGGCGGTCGGCGTCGAGACGTTCGTCCGCGTCGGGACGACCGGTGCACTCCAGTCGGGAATCGAGATCGGCGATATGATCGTCGCGACCGGCGCGGCCAAAGACGAGGGGACGACCGCTCGCTACGAATCCGATACTGTCCCAGCGGTCCCGGATTACGAGGTGCTCTCGGAGCTGGTCGACGCCGCCGAGGCGCGCGGCGAGGACGTCCACGTCGGGCCGATCGCGACAGACGACGCGTTCTACGCCGAGACCGAGGAGTACGTCGACAACTGGGAGGCGGCGGGCCTGCTGGCCGTCGAGATGGAGGCGGCCGCCCTGTTCACGCTCGCTCGCCGGAAGGGACTCCGGGCGGGCGCGATCTGTACCGTCGACGGTAATCTCGTCGAAGGCACGCAGAAGGGCGCGACCGACGACGAGGAGTTGCCCGAGAAGGCCAAGAACAACGTCGAGCGAGCGATCTCGATCACCCTCGACGCCGCGACGTCGCTCTGA